ataaatggcagtaaaAAACGCCCTTataaaagcgcacgtttaacgcacataaagcgcacattttacacacataaatggcagtaaaaacgcacttataaaaagcgcacgtttaacgcacataaagcgcacatttatccacaaaaagcgcacattttcttgtttgtttgtttttgttaaaaactctctcggtaagaaaaagcgcacataaaacgcagtgccaataccgccacatttaacacacgcaaaacgtacttaaaacgtacatttcacataCTTTTTTGAGAAGGCTGACTAGCTATTAAATctatgaaaaaaaattcactcaCTGCAATGATTTCCCTGGTGCCTTTTTATGAtcacatatttattaaacaaaagctTGCAATATTTGTTTCTGAGTTTGTGTTAAAAAGCACAAATCTGTGAAACACATTCATGAACAGCAGTTGTTTTCCTGGCAAAGTTGGGAAAATTTGCAACTGCAAATGTTTTCAGGTCCACTGATTCGCAAAAAACGAATTTAATGTAAATCTTTTTAAGAATTCAAATTATAAGAACTAAATGCATATAAATTGTACTTATATGATCTGCTagatgtaaatgaaataaaattgatgtataataatcataagacgcttttttattttaatttttagtgGTATTTTTTTggttcaaattgggaattttgtttACTCTTTTGCCTTGGAATGGGTCAGTTTTATTGACTCATACATATGGCAGGAAAAGGTCCTGGACAGTCATATTTTGTGTGGGTTTGTTTCCAGGAGCATCTAGTGGAGCAACTATGCCTGTATAATGACGTCAGTGAGGCTTTGAAGTGGGCGGATTGCTACAGCCTAGATGACTCTGTGATACCACACACTGTCAGAAGTGCCAGGGAGAAAATTAAGAGGTCTCTCttctaattatttatttaattagttgAGAACTATTTATTTATTCCCAATTATATAAAAAGCCAAAGGCTTAATTAAACGCTCTAGAGTcaatttcctgggtagaaccaatacttggtgtcttttggaaATATAGAAAAACACAAAGTGGGGATCTAACCATTACACCCGGTAgctagacagacaccatatcaactatgtAACACTTAccttttattgtttatattatttaattattgtatttttaattccTGTTTAAAATGGcggtacatgtataaaatagttGACTGTAGTAAGTTAACTACTTTTCTGTTCTGTCTGTAAGTTCAACCTATTCCATCAGTGTCAGTATTTCTCATCAAATTTGTTGACTTCAGTCTAAGAATTAATACATattctttaaaatttaaatagtcttaaataaattttatgtttgGTCTTACCTTTCATTTAATACCtcaatttacataatttttatgcccccggtagggtggcatatagcagttgaactgtccgtcagtatgtcagtctgtccgtccgtccgaaaaataacattaacgttggccataacttttgcaatattgaagattgcaacttgatatttggcatgcatgtgtatttcatgaagctgcacattttgagtggtggaagttcaaggtcaaggtcatccttcaaggtcagaggtcaacaaaataattcaaagcagcgttctcatgaaggtcgaaaaaaaattatatttcaaagcggcgcaatagggggcattgtgtttctgacgaacacatctctttttcCTTCAGAAAATGTGCTTAATGCATATTCAGCACTTGTTGCCTGTATTTATTGATATTAtaagttaataatttattttggtataggtgtattttttatgcccccggatcgaaagatcggaagtatattgttttggcctgtctgtctgtctgtctgtttgtctgtctgtctgtctgtctgtctgtctgtctgtctgtctgtcattgtgtcagtcagtcattgtatgtgtgtgtcccaaaactttaaccttgcttaattcatatttagcatgcatgcgtaagtcatggagctgcacattttgagcggtgaaaagtcaaggtcaaggccatccttcaaggtcaaagatcaaatattatttattttgtatgcccccgtatcgatagatcgggggtatgttgtttttggcctgtctttctttctttctttctgtctgtcattctgtcacaaaacttaactgtacagtaaagttttgcaataacttttgaaatattgaacatagcaacttgatatttggcatgcatgtgtatctcatggagctgcacatttttagtggtgaaatgtcaaggtcaaggtcatccttcaaggtcaaaggtaaaaaaattctgtcccaaaactgttactgtacagtaaagttgtgcaataacttttgaaatattgaacatagcaacttgatatttggcatgcatgtgtacctcatgaagctgcacgttttgagtggtgaaaggtcaaggtcaaggtcatccgtcaaggtcaaaggtcaaaaaaagaagaaaaagcggcgcattagggggtattgtgtttctgacaaacacatctcttgtctttcctaaaactttaaccttcgttaaagtttggtcataacttttataatattgaagatagcaacttgatatttggcatgcatgtgtatatcatgtagctgcacgttttgagtggtgaaaggtcaaggtcatccttcaagatcaaaggtcaaatttatggcttcaaagcggcgcaatagggggcattgtgtttcttacacaAAAGTTAAACATGATAATATATAGGTTTGAACTAGCCTGTTGATATGACTAGCAGTGCTGTTTTTATTCATTCTAAAAATTATGACTTAACATCTTGGTAAGCATGGTGAAACTTAAGACACTTTCCTCAAAACAGCCTTAATGTAAGTTTCATCCAGTGACTTTATTTTGCTTTGTATTTTACACTACAAGCCTTTTGAATTTGGGAAAAATATCTGATAccccataaaattgggaaaaatggagCATAATGTATATGATTAAATAACCGTATTTCAATTGTGTATAAGAGCAAGttaactgcattttaaaatttatattataaagtgctatgGCATTCATTATATTTctgtataataaaacaataaaccagTTATTGAGCTTATTGTAAAAAGTTTGGTTTTTTGAGGGGAAGAGTTTTGGGAATAAATATTACTTGTTTGCCATGGGGAACCAgcctgtaattttgggcaaaacaATCACTGTCCTTATAGGCCATCCGACACTTAACTGAGTGTGCACTTTATTTTCACAGCCGCCCAGACTCCCAGCAACACCAAAGTCCAACAGTGGGGATAACTGGAACATCCACTGGTGTTACATGGGGGATGTCTGGAACTGCCATGGCGTCTACGTTGGAGGTACCTGGAACAGCCAGCAGTGGAACGTGGGGTTTTCCTGGAACAGCCAGTGTGTCCGCGGAGGATTGGGACAGTTTCTGCTTCACAGAAGATGAAATTAAAGCAGCTTATCACCAGGTAGATTGATTTCAAAAAATTTACATCTGATACGcttgaaatgtaaacatttaatttccaacattttttttacatttgtggCCAATCAAGATTAATTTGATTGACCCGCTTTTCTCACTACAAACAAGTTGAGGTTTAACTTACTAATTGCATTGGCTTGATTCAAAAGAATAAAGCTTGTTTAGACGCTCTCTAGTTCATTCcctgggtagaatcagtactttgAGCTTATGTGTGAGATCTTAAGAATGTTCCCTAAGTGGGGATTGAATTTAGGACCTTCTGATTGCTAGGGAAAATATTGAATTCACATTACGTAAGGAAAAACTTaggaattaaaatgtttttgttgtataCTTTTACAGTAAATCAAAAAAATAAGGTATCATAAGCATGGAATCAGAAATCATACGCATATAACTTAAGATATCAGAAGTGTAGCCTAAGGTATCTTGAACCATGAAAGGATAAGCACTACCTAATGAGTCATTAGCATAGCAAAAAATATCATAAGCTTATTAGAACAGTACTATTTCCCATTGAAGCTTCCAATGGACAATACGCATATTTTTTTTGAACAAACATTTGTCCTGTTTCAGACAAAgacaaataattgtgttttaattcTTTGTCAAGGTATTGAGGTATTCAAAGGAACCTTCTCGCATGCATAAGGTACAGTCtcagccaaacatggccggacccacggtcatgtcctgtaaaattttgtaaggtccggcctgtcggtCAAATGtacaggaccgattgtccggtaaaaaaaagaGAAGGAATTTGTtggtttgtataggtttgttcATGGCTCTGAAAGTTTTTTGAGGTGCAGTAATAGCgatagcgtctttatacacgtgcttttccgtaccaaGGCTCTTTCTGCTGACAGatttttccgagggcacctgattggtccatttttaTACATCTTACGAATGCGGGTCATGACAGTCCGAATCCATGATGGCCTAGTCGcctaacaagataatcataaacctgattatgcaaatttaaatgatacagatatcaatttgtgtggttgtaatagcaatagtaatgtataataatgatcattgtcattcgaaccgttattatcttggctctcaatgtccatgcgtgaaaaAGGCTGGTTGTCATTTATTGAAGCCGTCATCGGTTTAGGCCGTCTTGACCAGACTCATATCTGACATGCACGCTAAGCGCAGCTTAGGTAAACAAGTATCAGCTACTTTGGTTTTGGAAAATGTTGTTAAGATATTACAAATGAGCGATTCccgtttatatttactgttaccatgtgttcaacattttttttaatatgttttaacttAACAAGACcagtaccatgtatggcgtgcattattatttaacgtcagatacaaatgtgtgaccttgaaattaatagctttttaattatttatcattttatatcataaacaccttgatcccagcaatgataccaagttattttacttttatattctgtcgccagtaggtcctgtaaaaaaagaagaggtcctgtattttttcccatatAACAGGACatactgtcctgtaaaaatttgccttttttGGATTTGACTGAAGGTATTTAGAAACCTCACTCACAAATAgacacaaatttctttaaaaggAAGTGCTTGAaaggtttaaataaataatcttacATTGTAAAAGGAGTGATTTTCATATTTCCACCCACCACCACATACATgtgaaaaaaagttataaaaaaaacattacgcaaaataatttaagaaacagATAATCTTGAtatcaaaaacaatttaaaaaaaaagtacacAGAAGGCCTGGAACAAAATATGCAGAAcgatactgtaaaatcatttatattcgttgGTATGGAGTTTGGTGGTTTTTCAAGAATGAATTTTATGGACATGTACATACATggatttatgttgttgtttttttgaaaaaagaGGAATTGTGTTggtcattttccgatgtgtttgtgttaaccctttccctctcataggcaaaatgaaaatggacttgtgcaaacagcattaaaccagtaactcgcagtctgttcaggttttatgctgtttgctgatcatcagtatctacggtttggaaatgaagccttacaaacttgaatctagtaagaaaggtgtttACCTTAATGTAACTTTCTAATAGACtttacatgcttaaaaaaacttatctaagtggtgaagggttaaatatgCGGATAAGTCAAcccacaaaatcaacaaaaactaaTGTctgaataattataattatttacagtATTTAATCCTGCTATCAGTTGAAGCTCAAGGAGTCCCCAGCAGTGTTCCTAGTAGAGAACGATGACAGTGACGTGGTCTACAGACCAGAGCCCGAGGGTCAGGGGGACGGGGAGGGGCATGAGAGGGGACTCAGTGAAGTTGTCAAGCGGTGCCTGGGGCGACCACTAGACAAGTCTGAGCAGATGTCCAACTGGGAGCGCCGGCCATTGAAAACTGAGCAAGTGAAATATGCAGGTGAGTATACTGAGAATTGTTATATTgagtgaccttcaatgttaatgCATATGGTTTGTACTAAAAATGCGTGTAAGACTTCTgtgaaagataaaaaatattggctgcgcagtccgcacaggctaatcagggacaacaatttccgattttatgatatttttcctttaaaaaaatctcttctgaataaaaatgcagtttaggcggaaagttagactgcacaggcttatctgggacaaccctttacgcacatgcattaaacccccttttcacagagcatggcccatataagTAGTAAGACAACAAAACAGTGTATGACAAGATAACCATATATTGTGTTGTAATGTTAATTGTCAAACAGAGACATgagagtttggttggtggtcggATGCGATTTCCCACATGTGCTCTGATTACCCATCACGGTACAAGATACAATTGAATATTATTCAGTAAAAGCTTATAAATATCTGTAAATTGAAGATATATGAATATTGGTCAAGTAGTTTATTCTGGGACACATTAAGGGTCCtcgcataatgcagcctcatgggAGGTAGGAGGCATAATGCAGCCTCAAGGGAGGTAACTTTGAAATACTTGCACATTATCAACATTTGAAGTGCAGCTAGCATTGAGAactttaaatgaataattgtagAATTAAGCCTTGATTTGGGAAAAcgttgcttaatgcatgtgtgtaaagtgtcgggtcagatagcctgtgtggactgaacagactaatcagggacaacactttccgcttttatgatattttttcctttaaaaaaaagtctGTTCTGAATAAAAAAtgcagtttaagcggaaagtgtcataatttattagcctgtgcagactgcatagccTACTCTGGGACAATACtcaacacacatgcataaagccctgttatCGAATAGGCTCAATTGAATATTAAGTCCTATTCATTTTCCAGCCCTAGATGCATACGTCCTACTAGAGTTGTATGATGTGCTGATCAAGCTGGCTCAAGATCAAGGTGATGATATCGACCTTGAGCCCAGTATCTCCAAGAAGTGGCTCAGACCTAGCAATAACGAGAAGAAACGGGCGAAACAGAGGGGTGACCATAGACAGAAAACTGCCAGAAAATTGGTAACATGTTTCTAAGTTTAGGAATGCTTCCCTTGTATTGTTTAGTGTAACATTGTTTGAAAGAGCATTTTGATGGTATATTTTATCTAAAGAGTTTTTAAACTGAAGTGtattaaaaatgaatatgttatttatctcaaatgtttattattcaaatatcacaATATGGAATAGATTCTACAAACACAGGGCAGCaatttttaataaatcatgaaatGGTTTACACTTtgaaaattaaatacatattcaatttgttttaagaatCAAATGCTATCTCCACTCCAAaatcaccaagtactggttctacccaggaaatggactcgagaacatttatataagccttatgGTTCCactgcaatcaagcttaaataaaaaggtttcaaCGTTAGGTTAACTGCCAAACAATTCTACCAGCTTTAAGAATGTCAATCAGATACAACAGTACTGCACTTAACCATCAATTTTCCCATCAATCTCTCTCTAGCCCACCAAGCCAATTCCCTTTCCCGGTCAGCCCTGTTCCCCGGGGATCTACGGGTTGTCGTGGATACCATGCTTCAAGGCCTGGGCAGACAGCTCCGCAGCTGTGGTGTCGATGTTCACATCATGGACCCATATGTTGAACACTCTCAGGCCATAGAGGTACATGTGATCTTAAAAGTAGAATCCTTTTTATATTCTtataacatgtttaatatttttactcTTTGTTTTAAGCTTATCATTTGGTTGACTTGATTTTGGGGaaattacataaacaaaatcCAATGAGAAAATGTttataacattattaatttatCAGAATATTActgttaaaacatgttaaataaaagATCAGAAACTCTTTGTCATTTCATTCTATATTTAACCGGGTTTCCCGacggaaaaaactggttattacattggtgaatgtcggcgggcgggctagTGGGCTGGCTgccgggcggaacaagcttgtgcgggccattactttgtaattcattgtgagattttaaactcATTTGGCACATTTCTTCACcaccattggacggtgtgtcacgcgaaagaattacgtcaatatctccaaggtcacactttgatttcaaaggtcaaaaatggccataaatgagcttgtctgggccataactatgtcaatcattgtgagattGTACAATCAtttggttttgtgacaattttgtcccttgtttatggTTAGAATTCCAAAGGCCCTATTCCTTACAAAATCCAATGCGCTGTGATATGAAATAAATTACGCATTCACTGCTAACATTTCTATGTCAAGTAGTTTCAATAGGTACAGTTCCAACAATACTGTGCTTGTTGCAGGTCAATCACCGTGAGAACAGGGTCGTCCAAGTAGCCTTCCCTATCACATGTTAAGACTTGTGAGCAAAAtacatttgaattttttataacatgaATATGCTGATTACGGAAAATGTAATAAGAATATTGATAATTGTGTGGAAATTGAGCATCCAGAAAACATCTTTAGGGCATGTATGCAAATAACATGTCAACAATAAAATTACATATACCCCTGATACATTTTAAGCATTGGATTTTAGTACCATTCCAATTTGACAATTGGTCATAGTTGGACATTTTCTGTTGTcatttttgcacatgtcggtccgtcggtcggtcagtcggtccgtccaccaaatggtttccggatgataactcaagaattcttagtcctgggatcaggaaagttcataggtacattgatcatgactggcagatgacccctattgattttcaggttactaggtcaaaggtcaaggtcacagtgactcgaaacagtaaaatggggTCACATTGTCTCGAAACAGttaaaggtttccggatgataacttaaaaacgcttaagcctgggatcaggaaagatcatggggacattggtcatgaccgacagatgacacctactgattttcaggactctaggtcaaaggtcaaggtcacagtgacttgaaacagtataaaatgttccggatgataactcacgaatgattaggactaggatcatgaaagttcatagggacgCTTATGCCTGCTATCAGGAAAGttaatagggacattggtcatgaccggcagatgacccgtattgactttcaggtcactaggccaaagttcaaggtcacagtgacttgaaacagtaaaatggtttacagatgataactcaagaacgcttaagcctgtgatcgggaaagttcatagggacattggtcatgactggcagatgacccctattgattttcaggtcactaggtcaaagttcaagctCACAGTGAtttatgggataccaaaggggtcgaaactttaacttctgctcgagcagaaaaaaaatgctgctcgagcagcatttaaatgctgctcgaccagcaaaatactgctcgagcagcaaatttactgctcgatcAGCAtgttttctgctcgagcagaaaaatcctgctcgaccagcatttatttttagattatggcattagccaatcagaactcttgttatatttgctatTTGGTgcaaaactggtttgtttggaaaaaatggctgccgccgtgatggtgcctttttcacatcttctgcaagtttatgtgacgatctgtttaaagtttaacattgacacgcggtaagtgctttatattttggctgcaaactagtcgatcaaaaaattgttgccattcgcttaatgagaaaatcgatcataaatgtctaacggctgttaaaacttttgcgaaaatcacgacgatgactgataagaattggtCAATGGGtgggttctctgtttctatcgatttactttcttaatgattcttaattattgcttccgacacaggtgccgattgcctgtgattgtgcctttctggttaacattgtttacgtttctcgttctccccatatatgtatatctgctgtcctaacttttacaattatccaaaatatcatgtctgttaaccagttctcagtgccccagataagctgcgtatctgcgtctttcaccctattaaaatatttaaaaatgcaaagaaatacaatatcatgagtattgaaaacgcaaccaatttgacttttacgcaaattcgtcaaattaaccATACAAAACTTCTATTAAAAATGctatgctcattttaggtattttctctttggaattattatcataacgcggtgacgcttacactCAGCAAggtcagcaaacggtcatagttattcaaacgctatgcgttttcaatctgacctaattcgtcgctcattgtgcatgtatttgtaaagcgtctgtagtttcagtttctattacgatgcgaaataaaaatagctaagagaggtcgaaagacgtccgagattgttgcgccaaaatatcagccgatcgcaaactttttcgaatcaagaaagcaagagccaataagtgccgaatcattcgtgttatcgattttgttagaaactgtgcatACAGcatttgagttgacatccaaaaaacatgatggaaagtctgtgacttaacaaatctgtcaaaagtataaaaaggcatgtcattggttagaaattctcgacattttttaaagtttatatcatggacagtttcaaggattaaagatgttacgaaacatcagtttatttaaatgtatgatgatagtttacagttctattgaatcaatacaagtgtgcagcgtcaacggaagtaaatcagcaattatttaaaggtatgcatttttattactcatttcactctatatgaagaatggaatcagcctattttttaaaatcaatggttgaaaacccaattttcccaaataattatctggggcactgagttctcgaggacttttctcaatttcaatgtaaattatttttcaccgaggcctattagcttgttcaaagctaacaacaggtaaaatgtgagttgtgtctgaattacaagttgtttaatttttcatattgaaatgtttacaatttactatttattgaataacttggcagtgcataattaagttctgggatgttattttcagctctgaactgcgaaaaaaatgcataataattacattggtggcactatactgtaatgagttacctttcatctgtccttccattataatgtccctaaagcagacttcccaaactttgcagaaagagattaggcattgtattacacactcattttaaccatggcatgctattgtacaacatgtcttgacggaaataatttcgataaaacatatttgcaggaaataatttttccattgcgaatcgtttgtatctttttatctttattctgaaatgcccctcttaagaataatgtcatgtatagctggtttagaattaaggatgatgatatgtcccaacagcattttgtcatgtcatttactgtacttcttaacctacatgtatttcaatattcagtccccatgtaactacgcccatatgttgtggacattttcatacaagaatacaaacaggaatatgtattggagtttgctgtttaaatttacagtaaatcggagggtaacaggtttgtttttaaccagaagtgaggaactaaacgcaatttgcagggaaaaaaatatctctttataccacttaagtatatttgcatcacaggagctctggtgtcgtgaggttgaggaaactagtgttgaatctaaaacatttagcatcatggactcaaaagtgagaagccaagtcagacac
This is a stretch of genomic DNA from Dreissena polymorpha isolate Duluth1 chromosome 7, UMN_Dpol_1.0, whole genome shotgun sequence. It encodes these proteins:
- the LOC127839532 gene encoding uncharacterized protein LOC127839532 codes for the protein MIQGAVGDHSYLKEHLVEQLCLYNDVSEALKWADCYSLDDSVIPHTVRSAREKIKSRPDSQQHQSPTVGITGTSTGVTWGMSGTAMASTLEVPGTASSGTWGFPGTASVSAEDWDSFCFTEDEIKAAYHQLKLKESPAVFLVENDDSDVVYRPEPEGQGDGEGHERGLSEVVKRCLGRPLDKSEQMSNWERRPLKTEQVKYAALDAYVLLELYDVLIKLAQDQGDDIDLEPSISKKWLRPSNNEKKRAKQRGDHRQKTARKLPTKPIPFPGQPCSPGIYGLSWIPCFKAWADSSAAVVSMFTSWTHMLNTLRP